Genomic DNA from Flavobacterium sp. N502540:
GCGGAGGAAATCTTCAAAGTTGCTGTAGATCATAAGAAAGATTTACACGAAAAAATGTTTGTTTTGGCTGATAAACTTTGGAAAAAATACAAAGGAAACGAACCAAAACCTGCTGATAAACTGGATTTAATCAAGCAAGTAATTGACAAGATCTCTTTACAGCATACTACACCGGAGAAATTCCAGTCTGAAATTGAAAAACAAATTCCGGAATTAACGGCTTATGTAAAAGCAAAAGATTTACTGTATATCGATCCTTCAAAACCACTTGTAGTTCGTAAAGAGCCAGCTTATATGGCAGGAGTGGCAGGAGCTTCTATTTCGGCTCCCGGACCTTATGATAAAAATGCCAACACCTATTATAATGTGGGAAGCATGTCAGGCTGGACGGCTGAAAATTCAGAAAGCTACCTGCGTGAATACAACGATTATATCCTTCAGATTTTAAACATTCACGAAGCTGTTCCGGGACATTATACTCAATTGGTTTACAGTAATCAATCGCCAAGTATCATTAAATCTATTTTAGGAAATGGCGCTATGGTAGAAGGCTGGGCTGTTTATGCAGAGAAAATGATGTTGGAAAGCGGATATAAAAACTCTGATGAGATGTGGTTAATGTACTACAAATGGAACTTGAGAGCTACTTGTAATACCATTTTGGATATTAGTGTGCATACTAAAAACATGTCTAAAGAGGCGGCTTTGGATTTATTAACTAAAGAAGCTTTCCAGCAACAAGCTGAGGCAGATGGGAAATGGAAACGTGTAACTTTATCACAAGTACAATTGTGTTCTTATTTTACAGGATACACCGAAATCTATAATTTAAGAGAAGAACTTAAAAAGAAAGAAGGAGATAAATTCAATTTGAAGAAGTTTCACGAGAAATTCTTGAGTTTTGGAAGTGCTCCGGTGAAATATATCAAAGAATTAATGTTGTCTGAGGAATAAAAACAACAACAATTACGGCCGATTTTAAACTTATAGAATCGTCGTTTGCAAGATTTTGTTTTATTAAGTGTAAAACATTTTTTTGAGAACTGCGTCCTAATGGATGCAAAGTAAAAAGACTAACAGTTTATTTAACCGTTAGTCTTTTTTATTTTGGGGTTTAAATAGTAATTTACGTAAATCCGACAGGTTTTTAAAACCTGTCGGATTTGTTTTATAGGTCAAATTTTATTTTCATTTAAATTCTATTTTGACTTCGACTCTAATTCAAACAATTGAACCTGACTTTTTAAGCGGTCGATGAGTAAATTCATCATTCTTTTGTTGAGACTGGAGGAGTTTTGAATATAAGTTTCGTATTCTTCAAGGGTAAAAAGCGCCATTACGATTCCTTTTAGAGAATTTCTAAACTTAATATCTTTTTGAATGGAGTTTTCGATGGTTTGGAGTTTCTTTTCCACTGTATACGAGTAAAAATCAGCTTTGTTTTTATTGACATAGTTAATGAAAACCGCAACAAATAAATCGTTCTGAAGTTTTAAAATGGGCCTAATCGTTTGATTTTGAAATAACTCATCCGCAGAAGATTGAGCACTTATGGTTCCTAAAGTTTCGCCTCTGAATTCTTTTAAAAAAGTGTCTCTTGCTTCCATGTTTTTTCTTTAAATTTAGAAAAAAATCCGATACGATTTTTTCTATTTAAACTAAAAATGATGCAATTTCATATTATTTTAAACTCCTGAACTTTGTTTGAAATGAATTTGCATTTTAAAACCTCAAAAATGATCAAAAAAATTATACTAGCTTCTTTATCCACTCTTGCTCTAATTTCTTGCAATTCAAAAGAAAACAAAGAAAAGTACAAACATGCAGTTTATCGCGCGGTTCACAAAGGCGATACAGCAGTCTTAGACATTCATATAAACAACAAGCGGTTTTTTGGCCGTTATGAAGTATTCTACCATAAAATAGGTAAAGATTCCGG
This window encodes:
- a CDS encoding DUF885 domain-containing protein, coding for MKKLFVSIFAITLLFSCNKNGKSESDKALDTKFDAYKDRFVTDLWKINPGWASAVGYHKLDSVLVVPDAAEEKRQLDFVNSELDSLKQFKLEDLSDNNKTDFQMIKNQLEATVFSIKEVKSSQWNPSEYNVCGAFAEILNGKYDSLEVRLRAFNAKLNNVPAFYEAAKKNIKNPTVEHTELAIAQNLGGSTVFDVDLAAALEKSKLTAAEKKQILDKGIVAKKAVTDYADWLKKLDNKTPRSFRLGSELYAKKFNFDIQSSYTAEEIFKVAVDHKKDLHEKMFVLADKLWKKYKGNEPKPADKLDLIKQVIDKISLQHTTPEKFQSEIEKQIPELTAYVKAKDLLYIDPSKPLVVRKEPAYMAGVAGASISAPGPYDKNANTYYNVGSMSGWTAENSESYLREYNDYILQILNIHEAVPGHYTQLVYSNQSPSIIKSILGNGAMVEGWAVYAEKMMLESGYKNSDEMWLMYYKWNLRATCNTILDISVHTKNMSKEAALDLLTKEAFQQQAEADGKWKRVTLSQVQLCSYFTGYTEIYNLREELKKKEGDKFNLKKFHEKFLSFGSAPVKYIKELMLSEE